The DNA region TGGCCGGTCACGCCGCCCACGAGGCCGAGGCGACCAACGCCGCCATGGCGAGCCTGCGCGCCGCCGCCGAGCAGATCGGCGCCGCGGTGATCATGATCTCCGGCATCGCGAACCAGACCAACCTGCTGGCCCTCAACGCCACCATCGAGGCGGCGCGGGCCGGCGAGGCGGGGCGCGGCTTCGCCGTCGTGGCCTCCGAGGTGAAGGAGCTCGCCGCCCAGACGGCGCGCGCCACCGAGGCGATCGGCGGCCAGATCGCCGCGATCCAGGCGTCCTCCGGGCAGGCCGCGGAGGCGATGGCGCAGATCGCCCGCACGATCGCCGCCGTGAACGAGATCAGCGGCGCCATCGCGGCGACGGTGGTGCAGCAGACGGCGGCTACCGGCGAGATCTCGCGCAATGCCGGCGAGGCGGCGCGGGGCACGGAGGGCGTCTCGGCCAACGTGGCGCGCGTGCTGGCCGCCGCCCGCGAGGCCGGCAGCGCCGCCGCACAGGTTCAGAGCGCGGCGTCCGAGCTGGCGACGCAGTCTCTGACGGTCAAGCGCGAGGTCGACAGCTTCCTCAGCGACATCCAGGCCGCGTGAGCGGCCGGCCTAGATGGCGGCGGCGGGATCGCTCTCGTCGCCGTCGCGGCCCCGCCGCTCGCGCGGCCGCCGGTCCAGGAACGAGCGGCCGATGGCGCGCAGCGGCGCCGTCAGCCGGCGGACATCCTCGGCGCGCTCCATGATGCGCTCGCCGTTGCGGATCTCCTTGTCGAGCCGCGCCATCGTCCGGGCCAGGGCCGGGTCGTCGTCGTCCAGCCAGACCTGGGTCACGCGGGCGAAGGCGATGACCACGCCCTGGAGCTTGAGCTGCCCGAGCGACCCTTCGGTGTCGATCCCGGCCGCCGCCAGCATGTAGCGGTGCGAGTTCAGCATGACGCCGTTCAGCGCCAGCATCGAGAGCGGCTCGCCGCGGAGCGCGTAGGCGATCCGGCGCAGCGCCGGCTTGTAGGGCTCCATGGCGTCGAGGCGGCGCATCAGCACGTCGAACAGCCGCTCCCGGGTCGGCTCCTCCTCCAGGCCGGTGAGGTCGCCCTCCAGGACCTTGCGGTCGATGATGCGGGTCAGGCCGCCGAGGACGGCCCCCTTCGACGGGAAGAGATCGCGCAGCTCGGCGAGCGTCAGGCCCGCCTCGCGGGCGATGTCGCTGACCTCGATGTCGTTCCAGGGCTGCTCGGCGGCGAGGCGCATCAGGGCCTCGACGGCGGCCTCCCGGGGCGACAGCTTCGGCGCGCCGTCCTTCGTCCCCGCATCGGCAGCCTCGGCCGCGCCGTCCCGGGCGGCGGCCCCCGGCGCGACGTTGTCGTGCGCGACGCTCGCGTGGGCAGCGCTCTCCTGGAGGGTGTCCGCCTTGGCGGGGGGCGCGGTCTTGCGAGGCCGCTTCGAGGGGGCTTTGCTGTCGGTCATAAGTCGGTCGCCCGGTCTGATCGGTCGTGTCGCCTCATGTAGGCGGGCGGGCCGCGAAGGGCAGGTCTGTCGCGCGGCCATGCCGCACGGACGCCGCCCGATGTCAGCTCCCGATATCAGCCGGACAGTTCCCCCGCCCGCCGACGGGCCGCGGCCACCGCCTCCCGCATCAGCGCGCCGAGGCCGTCCGGCCGCATCAGCACGTCGAGGGCCGCCGCGGTCGTGCCGCCGGGCGACGTGACGTTGCGGCGCAACTCCGCCGCCTCGGCCGGGCTGGCATCGAGGAGCGCGCCGGCCCCCGCCACGGTCGCCCGGGCGAGGCTGCGGGCGACGTCGGGTTCCAGGCCGGCCGCGATGCCGGCCTCCGCGAGGGTCTCGGCCAGCAGGAAAACGTAGGCCGGCCCGGAGCCCGAGACCGCCGTCACCGCGTCGACCTGCGCCTCGTCGGCGAGCCACGCCACCGCGCCGTTCGCCGCGAACAGCGCCTCGGCGGCCGCCCGCTGCGCGGGCGTGACCTCGGAACTCGCGCAGGCGCCGGTAGCACCCCGGCCGATGCTCGCCGGCAGGTTCGGCATCGCCCGGACGATCGCGCGCGCCCGCGGCAGGCGGCCGCGGAGATCCGCGACGGTCTTGCCGGCCAAGATCGAGACGAGGAGCGTGTCGCGGCCGATGAGCCGGTCGAGCCCGGGGGCCGCCGTGTCCAGGCCCTGCGGCTTGATCCCCAGGACCAGGACGGCGCCGGGCTCGGGATCGGGCGGGTTCAGGGCGATGCCGCGGTCGGTGCAGAGATCCACGATCGGGCGCGCGGGCACCGGGTCGATGATGGTGGTGCGGCGTGGGTCGAGGCCCGCGTCCAGCCAGCCCGCCAGCATCGCGCCGCCCATCTTGCCGGCCCCGGCCAGGACCAGGGAGGCCGGCATCCGCGCCGCCGAGGCGCCCGGGCCGGTCACGCCTCGCCTTCGGTCTCGAACAGGACGGCGTCGAGGGCCTCGCGCGCGCTCTTGCCGGCCCAGAGGACGAACTGGAACGCCTGGAAGTAGCGCTCGCAGGCGTCGACCGCCGTCTTCATCATGGTGGCGCATTGCGGATGGGTCGGGACGGCGCCGCCGGTCAGCAGGAGGGCGTGCCGGAACATCACCACGCTGTCGGTCGTCCAGAGGTCGAAGTGGCCGACCCAGAGCTGCTCGTTGATCAGCGCGATCAGGCGCATCACCTCGGTGCGCTGCCGCTCCGGCACCTTCAGGTCGAACGCGCAGGCGACGTGCAGCGCCTCGACGTCCTCGATCCACGTGAAGGCGACGTTGTAGTCGGTCCAGCGGCCGGGGCTCGTGACCGACATCTCGTCGGTCTCGGCCCGGTCGAAGATCCAGTCGCGCAGGGAGGCCAGCCGCTCGACGACGTCGAGCGGATGCTCGTTCCGGTCCGGGTCGTGGAAGTCGACGTTGAGAAGCGGCATGACGATCCAAAAGGACGACCCGGACAAGATCCGGCCCGACGTGGCGGTGACGCGAAACCGGAGCGCGAGAACACTCCGAGAACTTGAACGACCGGCAGATCTAGGCCGGCGGTGATGCGATCGACTGTCGAAGCTCTGCGGACATCGCCCCGCAGCCCCCGAATCACCCTATGCCCGACTATAGACCGGCCGTGACTCGCGACACAAAGTGCAGGTCACATTCAGTGAACAGGAAACCGGATCGTCGATGCCGCTTCCTGTGTAAAAGCCCGCGGCGTTGCCGCGGAGACTCAGACCACCTCGCTCAGGCCCGCGGCGCCCGCTCCGGCGCTCCCGGATCGCGCCTCCAGGGCCGCCACGCGGGCCGTCAGGGCCTCGTTCTGTGCCTGGAGCTGGGTCACGAGGTCGCGGAGCACGTCGAGCTCCTCGCGGGAGGCGATGTCGAGGTCGCGGACGACGCGCTCGAGCTGCGCCCGGACCACGGTCTCGGCCTCGCGGCGGACGCCCTGCGCGGCGCCGGCGGCGTCGGTCATCAGGCGGGCGAGGTCGTCGAACAGTCGATTGGAGGGGGGCATCGGGGTCTCCCGGATCGGCCGGCTGCCGCGGCGGCCGCCTGACGGCGCGATTCGAGACGACGAGATAGGAATCTTCGCGATGCGGAGCAACGCCCGCCCCGGCCAGGGGTCGGCCGGGGAGGCGGAGCAGGGCTGGTCGAGGCCCGCTCCGCCGACGCCATCACATGTGGCGCATCGAGCGGCCGTGCATGCGGCGATGCATCATGCGGCGCTCCATCCGGCGGTGCATCATGCGATGCTCCATGCGCCGGTGCATCATGCGGCGCTCCATCGGGGTCATGCGGACGTGGGTCACCGCGTCCGGGGCCGCGACGGCGCCGGGCATCGCGGGGGCGGCCGAGGCCGGCTGGACGAGGGCGGCGCCGCCGAGCGAGGCCAGCACGGCGAAGGCGAAGGTCAGTTTCCTCACGAGGAGACTCCAGTTCTCTGAAGGCCGGGTTTGGCGCCCGGTTCATCCTCCCGGACGGGAGGTGCGGAGAGTCGTCTCGTGCCGGGGGACGGCACGGCGGGTCTGCGAGGACCCGCCGCCATCAACTTTCAACTCAGAGATTCGTTTCCTCGAACGCCTTCACCCACTCGGCGCAGATGCCCGAGCGGACGATGTCGTTGCGGGTGAACTCCACCACCGGGATCGGCATCATCCGGCTCTTGACCATGTGCATGACGGTGCGCAGGCCCGAGGTCTCGCGGAGATCCGTCTGCGAGACGTCGCCGTTGATGATGACCTGGCAATCGTCGCCGATGCGGGTCAGGAACATCTTGATCTCGTTGATCGTGGTGTTCTGCGCCTCGTCGAGGATCACGAGGCAGTTCTTGAAGGTCCGGCCGCGCATCACCTCGAAGGGGACGATCTCGATGTCGCCGGTCTTCAGGGCGATCTCGAAGGCGGCGGCGCCCATGCGCTCCTTCATGGCCTCGGTGAGCGGGGCGACCCAGGGGGCGATCTTCTCTTCCAGGGTGCCGGGGAAGTAGCCGAGGGACCGGCCCGAGGGCACGTTCGGGCGGGTGATGACCACCTTGGCGATGCGGCGCTGGCGGAGCTGGTCCGCCGCGCGGGTGCCGGCGATGAAGGTCTTGCCGGTGCCGGCGGGCCCCAGGACGATGACCTGCGGCGAGCGGGCGAGGGCGTCGAGATACTCGGCTTGGCGTTCGGTGAGCGGCTGGATGGGGGCGAGATTGCGTTCTTCGTCGAAGCGTGTGCGATGAATGCGGGACGTGCGGTCTTCAACCAGTTCAAGTCGTGCGCGGCGTCTCTTCATGGATGTACACTCCAACGGGACTTGCCAACCTGGATCTGTATCTGAACTGCCGTTTACCTGCTTGCTCCCGGGTCTACTCGCTTGCGGAACTTAATACCGGCCCCAGGCCGAAGGTTCCGCCCCGCGCTCGTCCGCCTGTGGAGAGCGTCACGACGTTCCGTGCGCGGCCGAATACGCGATGCAACTGGCGCACCACCGCGATTCGCGCTCGACGATTGCGCGTCGGGTGTGACTAAGGGGTGACGGTCGCTGGAGAGGCTTCGAAAAAGCCGCGCGGCTGGCGCGGATGCATCAGCGGTGGGCCGCGCGATACGACGTCCGGTCGATGGATCGCCGCCGTCTTTGCGAGTGGAGCGAAGCAATCCAGTTGGCGCCAGGCTCACCGATGTCGGGCTACCCTGGATTGCTTCGCTGCGCCCGCGAGGACGGTGCAGGCTGCATGGACAGAAGACTTCGACCGGAAACCGTATCAGACGGGATGGTGCGGCAACCGGCACGATCTCCGATCCTCCCCGCCCGCACGGGCGAAGCCGGCCGACCCTGCCGCCCTGACACGTCCGGGCTTGGTCGGCGGGACTAGCTCGATCCGGCCTGGACGAAGCTGTCGAGGACCATCTTCCGGCCGGCCTTGTCGAAGTCAACGGTCAGCTTGTTGCCGTCGACCGCCGCGACCGTTCCAGGGCCGAACTTGGTGTGGAAGACCCGCTGGCCGCCCTGGAAAGCCGAGGGCGCGCCCGTCGACTTGGCGATCAGCTCGCCCTCGATCTGGCGGGGGCCGCCGGAATGGCCGCCGGACCGGCCGCCCGGGCCAGCCGAGCGGAAGCCGCCGGAGGACCCGGAGCCGAACCCGGACCGGCCGCCCGGCGCGGTGTTGGCCTGCGCGCGCTGCCAGCCCGGCGTGCCGTAGCTCGATCCGAACGGCGCCGGGTTGCGGTCGAACCGCGAGGCGCCGGCGGAGAAGTGGGCGGGGGCCTCGACCACGTCGACCGCCGTCTCGGGCAGCTCGTCGATGAACCGGGACGGGATGGTCGAGGACCAGAGCCCGTGGATGCGCCGGTTGACCGCGAAGGACAGCTTCGCGCGCTTGCGCGCCCGGGTCAGCCCGACATGCGCGAGGCGCCGCTCCTCCTCCAGGCCCGCCCGGCCGCTCTCGTCGAGCGCCCGCTGGTTCGGGAACAGGCCGTCCTCCCAGCCGGGGAGGAACACGGTGTCGAACTCGAGCCCCTTGGCGGCGTGGAGCGTCATCAGCGAGACGCGCTCGGCGCCCTCCGCCTCGGAGGCCTCCATCACCAGGGAGACGTGCTCCAGGAAGGCCGCGAGGTCGGGGAATTCCTCCATCGAGCGGACGAACTCCTTCAGGTTCTCCAGCCGGCCGGCGGCGTCGGCGGAGCGGTCCTTCTGCCACATCTCGGTGTAGCCGGATTCCTCCAGGATGGTCTGCGCGACCTCGCTGTGCGGCTGCGACTCCACGAGCCGCGCCCAGCGGGCGAAGCTCTCGGTCAGCGCCCGCAGGGTCGAGCGGACCCGGGGCTTCAGCTCGTCGGTCTCGCACAGGCGCTCCGCGGCGATCCGGAGCGGCAGCCGGTTGGCCCGGCCGTAGGTGTGGAGCTGCTGCAGGGTGGCGTCGCCCAGGCCGCGCTTCGGCGTGTTCACGATCCGCTCGAAGGCGAGGTCGTCGCTGACGTTCACGGTGGCGCGCAGGTAGGCCAGCGCGTCGCGGATCTCGGCGCGCTCGTAGAAGCGCGGGCCGCCGATGACCCGGTAGGGCAGCCCGAGCTGGACGAACCGGTCCTCGATCTCGCGCATCTGCGCGGAGATCCGCACCAGCACGGCGATCTCCGACAGGGGATGCTGCTTCGACTGGAGGGACTCGATCGATTCGGCGAGCATCCGCGCCTCCTCCTCGGAATCCCACGCCCCCGTCACGGTGACGCGCTCGCCCGGCTCGTCGTCGGTGCGCAGGGTCTTGCCGAGGCGGCTCTCGTTCTTGGCGATCAGCCCGGAGGCGGCGGCGAGGATGTGGCCGGTGGAGCGGTAGTTGCGCTCCAGCCGCACCACCACCGCGCCGGGGAAATCGTGCTCGAAGCGCAGGATGTTGTCGACCTCGGCGCCGCGCCAGCCGTAGATCGACTGGTCGTCGTCGCCCACGCAGGCGATGTTCTTCCGGGACTGCGCCAGCAGCCGCAGCCACAGGTACTGGGCGACGTTGGTGTCCTGGTACTCGTCGACCAGGATGTAGCGGAACCGGTCCTGGTAATTGGCCAGGACGTCGGGGTTCTCCCGCCAGAGCTTGAGGCAGAGCAGCAGGAGATCGCCGAAATCGACGGCGTTCAGCGTCGCGAGCCGGGCCTGGTAGGCGGTGTAGAGGGCGCCGCCCTTGCCGAACGCGAAGGCCGAGGCCTCGCCCGGGGGCACCTGCTCGGGGCCGAGGCCGCGGTTCTTCCAGCCGTCGATGGCGTGGGACAGGGCCCGGGCCGGCCAGCGCTTCTCGTCGACGTTCTGGTCGGCGATGACCTGCTTCATCAGCCGGAGCTGGTCGTCGGTGCCGAGGATGGTGAAGTCGGATTTGAGCCCGACCAGCTCGGCGTGGCGGCGCAGGATCTTGGTGCCGATGGCGTGGAAGGTGCCGAGCCAGGGCATGCCCTCGCCGGCCGGCCCGATCAGCGCGCCGATCCGGTGCTTCATCTCCCGGGCGGCCTTGTTGGTGAAGGTCACCGACAGGATGTCGAAGGGGCGCGCCCGGCCGGTGGCGATCAGGTGGGCGATGCGGGTGGTCAGCACCCGGGTCTTGCCGGTGCCGGCTCCGGCCAGCACCAGGATCGGGCCCTCCGTGGTCTCGACGGCGCGGCGCTGCTCGGGGTTCAGCCCCTCGAGGTAGCCGGCCGCCTCGCGGCGGAGGGCGCCCATGGCGCGGGCGGCGATGGACGTGGCGGGCGCGCCGTCCCCGGCGGACTGCGGATGCGGGGGGTTCTGCATCCCGCTTCCCTGGACCAAATCGCGAACGGCGTCGAGGCCGTTCGCGCCGCGAAGGGGGGTCGGAGCCATGAAGCGCGGCCGTCCGCGCCGGGGTGATCCGCGCCCTTCGGATCCCCGCGCGGCCGGCTCCGCGGCGGCGCCTTCGCCTCGGCGGCCGCGGAGCGCGACGAGCCCCCTCTCCCGCATGTTAGAGGGGACCCTGCCCGGTCCGGAGGCCCCAGGCCCGGCGTGCCGCGAGCAGCCTCGCGCGTGCCCCGAAAACCGCTCGGGGCCGTGGCATCGCCGCCCTGGCGCCCCCAGGGGCTTATCGTGCTATGGCCGTGGCGACTGACTCGCGGGGGCACGCGGGGCACGGCGGCACGGTGAGGCCGCGGCCTCGCGCAGAGATGGTGCGGAACGGGACCATTGCGTGATCTTCTGACCGCGCTGGCGTGCGCCGTCATCCTGGTTCTCGTGGCGGCGCTCGCGGTTCCGCCCTTCGTCGACTGGCAGGCCCATCGCGGTCTCGTCGACCGGGCGCTCGCCCGGTCCCTCGGCGTTCCGGTCCGGACCGACGGCCGGATCGAGGTCCGCCTGCTGCCCTCTCCGCGGCTGCGCGTGGACCGCCTGCATCTCGGCGGCGACCCGGACCGCCCGAGCCTGGATGCCCGGTTCGTCAAGGCCGAGATCGCCCTCGCGCCGCTCCTGAAGGGCGAGTTCCGCTTCACCGAGACCCGGATCGGCCGGGCCGAGATCAAGCTCCCGGTCGCCGGCCCGGACACGCTGAAGCTGCCGCCCGATTTCGGCGGGGCCCTGCGCGACCGCGACCTCGCCATCGAGAACCTGCAGATCCAGCAGTTCCTCGTCACCACGCAGGTCCCCGCCACCGGGCGGACAGACCAGCTCTACGTCCAAGACCTGCGCCTGCAGGCACCGGCCCTGGTCGGACCCTGGCGGATCGAGGGGACGAGCGGCGGCATCCCGTTCCGGGCGGCCAGCGGCACGCCGGGGCCGGACGGGCGCCTCGCCGCCAAGATCTCGGGCGGCGGCGACGCGACGCCGCGCTTCGAGGCGGACGCGCGGTTCGGCCTCGTGCCCGCCGAAGCCGGCGGCGCCCAGGTCGAGGCCGAGGGCTCCGCCCGCCTCGTCGTCGGGCCGCCGACCCAGGCGGCCGGCGCCTACCTGCCGTTCTCGCTGGCCGGCACCTTCAAGGCCCGGGGCACGCAGGTGCGGTTCGAGGCCGTCGACCTCGCGATCGATCCCGGCGGCCGGGCCCTGCGGCTCGGCGGCACCGGCCGGCTCGACCTGCGCCAGTGGCGCGCCGGCCTGACCCTGGACGCCCGCCGCCTCGACCTCGACGCCTTCCTGGCCTCGGCGGAGGGGCAGAACCTGATCGCCCGCGGCCTGCCGCGCTCGGCCGGCAGCCTGCCGGCGATGCTCGACCTCGACCTCACGGTGGGCAGCGCCGTGCTGGGCGGCGAGGAATGGTCGAACCTCGCCCTCACCGGCACCCTGGAGCGGGCCGGCGGCCTGCTGCTGCGCCGCTTCGCGGTGACCGGCCCGGCCGAGTCCGCCGTCACGGCGAGCGGGCAGGTCGAGACGGCGCCGCTGCGCTTCTCCGGCCCGGTGGCGCTCGCCGCCCCCGACTCGGAGGCGCTCGGCCGCTACCTGCGCCGCCTCGGCGCCGAGGGGCCGCTCGTCGCGCTCCTCGACGGGCGGAAGATCGAGGCCGCCGCCGACCTGTCGGCCGCCGGCAACGGCCTGTCCCTGCGCAACATGCGCCTCGGCCTCGGGCCGGCGCGGATCACCGGCAACGCCCGCTACACCGCCGCCGAGGGCGCCGAGCGCGGCCGGTTCGAGGCGCAGATCCGCGCCACCGGCCTCGACATCGCCGGCCTGCCGCCCCTCGGGACGGCCCTCGGCACCCTGCGCGACACCGACCTCGCCCTGACGCTCGAGGCGAAGGACGTCCGGTTCGGCGCCACGGGCTCCGGCACCGGCACGATCGCGGCGCGGATCCAGTCGGACGGCGCCGGCCTCACGGTCGACAGCCTCGACGTCACCGACCTCGCCGGCGCCAGCGCCCGGCTGTCCGGGCAGATCGGCGCGGACGGGACCGGCCGCGTCTCCGGGCGCCTGAAGGCGCCGGCGGCGGCGCCGCTGCTCGGCCTGCTCGAGCGGGTCTGGGTGGGCGAGATCCGCCTGCTGCCCGCCTTCCTGAGGGACGCGCCCCTCGACCTCGCAGTCACCCTCGACCGGGAGGGCGGCGCTGCCGCGGCCCTGCGGACCCAGGCCCGCGGCAGCGCCGGCGGCGGTAGCCTCGACCTGACGCTCGCGAGCCGCGGCGCGCGGATCGAGGGCGGCACCGCCACCCTCGCGGCGCCGCGGGCGGGGGCGTGGTTCGGCCGCACCGACATCGCGGGCCTCCAGCAGCCCGCCGAGCTGCACCTGACCGCCGAGCGGCCGGACGGCCAGGCCCTCGCCCTGACGGCGAACGGCACGGTCGCGGGCCTGCGGCTCGCCACCGGCCGCCCGATCCTGGTCGGTCCCGACTTCGTCCCCACCGCCGGCACGCTCCGCGCCGACACGGCCGACCTGGCGCCGTTCCTGACGCTGGCCGGCGCCGCGACCCTGGCGCCGGGGGCGTGGCCGGCCGACCTCGCCGTCACGCTGTCGCGGCAGCAGGGCGAGGCCGCCGCCGCGCTCGCCGGCACGGTGGCGGGCGCGGGGGTGAACGGCACGCTGCTGCGGGCGGCGGGCGGCGCCCTGCACGGCCGCCTCGCCCTCGACCGGCTGTCGATCCCGCAGCTCGCCGCCGCCCTGGTGATCCCGCCGGGGGCGAACGGCACGTTCGGCCCGCCGGCCACCCACCCGGCCCTGTCCCTCGACGCCCGCGTGGCCAGCCTGGATCTCGGCCGCGGCCTCGTCGCCACCGACGCGACCGCCGCCCTCGGCCTCGCCGACGCCGGCCTGACCCTGCGCGACCTGACCGGCAAGCTCGCCGGCGGCCGGCTCGCGGGCTCGGTGACGATCGCCCGGCTCGGGTCCGGCGCCTCGGTCTCGGTCTCGGGCTCGGGCAGCCTCGACGGCGCGGCGCTGCCGACGCTGGCCGGCGGACCGTTCGGCGGCCGCCTGAGCGCCGACCTGCGCTTCGCCGCCACGGCCGAGACCCTGCCGGGCCTCGCCGACAGCCTCTCGGGCAGCGGCGCACTCACCCTGACCGACCTGAGCCTGCCCGCGGCCGATCCCGCGGCCCTCGGCCGGGCGCTGGCCCGGGCGGCCGAGATGGACGACCCGCTCCGCGAGGGGCGGCTCCAGGCGCTCGTCACCGAGGAGCTCGCCCGGGGCGGCGCGCAGACGCGCGGATCCGCCCGGGCCGCCGTCACGATCGTGGGGGGCGTGCTGCGGGCCGGACCGTTCGACCTCGATCTCGGGCCGGCCCGCTGGGCCGGCACCGTCGGCTACGACCTGCGCGCCGGCCGCCTCGACGCCCGCGGCACCCTCGTGGGCGGCCCGGTGCCCCGCGGCTGGAATGCCGGGCCGCCCGCGGTCCAGTTCGGCCTGACCGGGCCGCTGGGCGCGCCGGAGCGGGTGCTGGACGTCGGCACCCTGTCGAACGGCCTCGCGGCCTTCGTGCTGCAGCGCGAGCTGGAGACGATCGAGCTGACCGAGGCCGACCAGGTGGAGCGGCAGCGCCGCCGCAATCGTATCGAGATGGACAAGGCGCGCGCGGCTGCCCTCAAGGCCGCGGCCGAGAAGGCCGCCGCGGACAGGACTGCCGCCGACAAGGCCGCCGAGGAGGCGGCGAGGCGGCCGCGCAACCCGGAGGAGGGGGCTGCCCAGCCACAGGCGCCGGCCGAGGCCCGGCCGTGAGGCCGGCCGCGTCCTGAGGGCGGGGGTGGGGCTGGCCACCGTGACGGCCTCAGGCGCGGCACCCCGTGGGGCGCCGCGCCCGCATGTCCGGCTCTACGCCTTCCCCACCGCCATGAGCGCGAAGGCGTAGATCAGCGCCACCTCCTCCAGCCGGTCGAACCGGCCGGCGGCGCCGCCGTGGCCGGCCTCCATGTTGATCCGCAGGAGCACCGGCCCGCCGCCCGTCATGGTGGCGCGCAGCCGCGCGACCCACTTGGCCGGCTCCCAGTAGGTCACCCGCGGGTCGGTCAGCCCGCCGAGCGCCAGGATCGCCGGGTAGTCCCTGGCGGCGACGTTGTCGTAGGGCGAGTACGACAGGATCGTCCGGAAGGCGGCCTCGCTCTCGCCCGGGTTGCCCCATTCGGGCCATTCCGGCGGGGTCAGGGGCAGCTCCGCGTCCAGCATGGTGTTGAGCACGTCGACGAAGGGCACGTCGGCGACGATCCCGGCGAACAGCTCCGGCGCGAGGTTGGCCACCCCCCCCATCAGCATCCCGCCCGCCGACCCGCCGTGGGCGACGATGCGCTTCTCGGACGTGTAGCGGGCCTCGATTAGCGCCCGCGCGCAGGCGATGAAGTCCGTGAAGGTGTTGGGCTTCTTCTCGCGCTTGCCGTCGAGGTACCAGCGCCAGCCCTTCTCGGTGCCGCCGCGGATATGGGCGATGGCGTAGACGAAGCCGCGGTCGACGAGGCTCAGCAGGTTCGTGCGGAACGCCGCCGGCATCAGGGTGCCGTAGGAGCCGTAGCCGTACAGCAGCAGCGGCGCGCTGCCGTCGAGGGCGAGGTCCCGGCGGTGCAGGAGCGAGACCGGCACCTGCTCGCCGTCGGGCGCGGTGGCGAAGAGCCGCCGGGTCACGTAGGCGGCCGGGTCGTGGCCGCTCGGCACCGCCTGCCGCTTGCGCAGGAGCCGGGTGCGGGCCGCGCAGTCGTAGTCCCAGGTCTCCGACGGGGTCGTCATCGACGAGTAGACGAAGCGGATCGCGGCCGTGTCGAAGGCGAGGCCGGCCCGCAGGCCGAGGGAGTAGGCCTCCTCGGCGAAGGCGACCGTGTGCTCGGTGCCGTCGGCGAGGTCGCGCACGACGATCCGCGGCCTGGCGTTCTCGATCTCCAGCCGGATCAGGTGGCCGGCGAGGAGGTGCAGGTGGCGGATCATCACCCCGGACCGGTGCGGCACGAGGTCGGTCCAGTTGGCCCGGCCCGGATCGTCGAGCGGCGCGGTGCCGATCTTGAAGTCCTCGGCGCCGTCCGCGTTGGTGCGGATGAACAGGCGGTCGCCGCGGTGCTCGACCCCGTAGATCAGCAGCGGCGTGCGCGGCTCGACGAGGCGCAGGGGGGCGTCCTCCGCGTGCCGGTCGAGCAGCCGGACCTCGGAGGTCTCGTGGTCGCTCACCGTCACGTCGAGGAAGGCGCCGGACTGCGTCTTGCCGATGTGGACGAAGTAGCCGGCGTCGGCCTCCGTGTAGACGGTCTCGTCCTCGCTCTGCCCCGTGCCGACGCGGTGGCGCATCACCTTGGCGGGGCGGTGGTTGGCGTCCACCGCCACGTACCAGAAGCTCGCGCCGTCCGCGGCCCAGACCGCCTCGCCGGAGGTCGCCTCGACGCGGTCGTCCAGGTCGAGGCCGGTGGCGACGTCGCGCACCCGGATCGTGTAGAGTTCCGAGCCCTTGGTGTCGGCGCTCCAGGCGAGGCGCGCGTGGTCGTCGGAATGCACCGCGGCGGCGATCTCGAAGAACGGCAGGCCTTCGCCCTCGCGGTCGCCGTCGATGAGGATCGTCTCGTCCAGATCCGGGCCCGACTCGGGCACGTCGGGGGCGGTGGCCGGCCGCCGGCAGATCAGCGGGTGCTGCCCGCCCTCGCGGTGGCGCGTGTAGTAGGCGAAGGGCCCGTCCGGCTCGGGGACGCCGCTCTCGTCCTCCTGGATCCGCCCGCGCATCTCGGCGACGAGCTGCCGACGGAGTTCCGCACTCCCGGCGAGCGCCGCCTCGGCGAAGGCG from Methylobacterium sp. NMS14P includes:
- a CDS encoding TetR/AcrR family transcriptional regulator, producing MTDSKAPSKRPRKTAPPAKADTLQESAAHASVAHDNVAPGAAARDGAAEAADAGTKDGAPKLSPREAAVEALMRLAAEQPWNDIEVSDIAREAGLTLAELRDLFPSKGAVLGGLTRIIDRKVLEGDLTGLEEEPTRERLFDVLMRRLDAMEPYKPALRRIAYALRGEPLSMLALNGVMLNSHRYMLAAAGIDTEGSLGQLKLQGVVIAFARVTQVWLDDDDPALARTMARLDKEIRNGERIMERAEDVRRLTAPLRAIGRSFLDRRPRERRGRDGDESDPAAAI
- the proC gene encoding pyrroline-5-carboxylate reductase, producing MTGPGASAARMPASLVLAGAGKMGGAMLAGWLDAGLDPRRTTIIDPVPARPIVDLCTDRGIALNPPDPEPGAVLVLGIKPQGLDTAAPGLDRLIGRDTLLVSILAGKTVADLRGRLPRARAIVRAMPNLPASIGRGATGACASSEVTPAQRAAAEALFAANGAVAWLADEAQVDAVTAVSGSGPAYVFLLAETLAEAGIAAGLEPDVARSLARATVAGAGALLDASPAEAAELRRNVTSPGGTTAAALDVLMRPDGLGALMREAVAAARRRAGELSG
- a CDS encoding YbjN domain-containing protein; this translates as MPLLNVDFHDPDRNEHPLDVVERLASLRDWIFDRAETDEMSVTSPGRWTDYNVAFTWIEDVEALHVACAFDLKVPERQRTEVMRLIALINEQLWVGHFDLWTTDSVVMFRHALLLTGGAVPTHPQCATMMKTAVDACERYFQAFQFVLWAGKSAREALDAVLFETEGEA
- a CDS encoding accessory factor UbiK family protein, encoding MPPSNRLFDDLARLMTDAAGAAQGVRREAETVVRAQLERVVRDLDIASREELDVLRDLVTQLQAQNEALTARVAALEARSGSAGAGAAGLSEVV
- a CDS encoding PhoH family protein, translated to MKRRRARLELVEDRTSRIHRTRFDEERNLAPIQPLTERQAEYLDALARSPQVIVLGPAGTGKTFIAGTRAADQLRQRRIAKVVITRPNVPSGRSLGYFPGTLEEKIAPWVAPLTEAMKERMGAAAFEIALKTGDIEIVPFEVMRGRTFKNCLVILDEAQNTTINEIKMFLTRIGDDCQVIINGDVSQTDLRETSGLRTVMHMVKSRMMPIPVVEFTRNDIVRSGICAEWVKAFEETNL
- a CDS encoding ATP-dependent helicase, which produces MQNPPHPQSAGDGAPATSIAARAMGALRREAAGYLEGLNPEQRRAVETTEGPILVLAGAGTGKTRVLTTRIAHLIATGRARPFDILSVTFTNKAAREMKHRIGALIGPAGEGMPWLGTFHAIGTKILRRHAELVGLKSDFTILGTDDQLRLMKQVIADQNVDEKRWPARALSHAIDGWKNRGLGPEQVPPGEASAFAFGKGGALYTAYQARLATLNAVDFGDLLLLCLKLWRENPDVLANYQDRFRYILVDEYQDTNVAQYLWLRLLAQSRKNIACVGDDDQSIYGWRGAEVDNILRFEHDFPGAVVVRLERNYRSTGHILAAASGLIAKNESRLGKTLRTDDEPGERVTVTGAWDSEEEARMLAESIESLQSKQHPLSEIAVLVRISAQMREIEDRFVQLGLPYRVIGGPRFYERAEIRDALAYLRATVNVSDDLAFERIVNTPKRGLGDATLQQLHTYGRANRLPLRIAAERLCETDELKPRVRSTLRALTESFARWARLVESQPHSEVAQTILEESGYTEMWQKDRSADAAGRLENLKEFVRSMEEFPDLAAFLEHVSLVMEASEAEGAERVSLMTLHAAKGLEFDTVFLPGWEDGLFPNQRALDESGRAGLEEERRLAHVGLTRARKRAKLSFAVNRRIHGLWSSTIPSRFIDELPETAVDVVEAPAHFSAGASRFDRNPAPFGSSYGTPGWQRAQANTAPGGRSGFGSGSSGGFRSAGPGGRSGGHSGGPRQIEGELIAKSTGAPSAFQGGQRVFHTKFGPGTVAAVDGNKLTVDFDKAGRKMVLDSFVQAGSS